In one Salipiger abyssi genomic region, the following are encoded:
- the cpaB gene encoding Flp pilus assembly protein CpaB, which yields MRLVFGLVLIAGLGLAGFAVHLAQKQFGAYQNALQHERQKAVQAVPTKQIYVATRALKYGEVLTEKDVRLAPWPTEIMPEGAFDEETPLFPAGSEPRVVLHAMGKFDAVLDTRVSEPGGDAGLTSRLRTGERAFALKVDVASGVSGFLRPGDRVDIYWTGRMPGGDPNLPRGDVTRLIETGIRLIAIDQTAEAASSNASIARTVTVAISPQQVAGLAQAQSTGRLALSLMGSNDETVADVIEVDQRSLLGLGEVERQAEKQAAEVCTTRVRRGSEVVQIPIPCTN from the coding sequence ATGCGACTGGTATTCGGACTTGTGCTGATCGCGGGCCTTGGCCTTGCCGGCTTTGCCGTTCATCTCGCGCAGAAGCAGTTTGGCGCCTATCAGAACGCGCTGCAACACGAGCGCCAGAAGGCGGTCCAGGCGGTGCCGACCAAACAGATCTATGTTGCGACGCGCGCGCTGAAATACGGTGAGGTTCTGACCGAAAAGGATGTGCGCCTGGCGCCGTGGCCAACCGAAATCATGCCCGAGGGCGCTTTCGACGAGGAAACCCCGCTCTTCCCGGCGGGATCCGAACCGCGCGTGGTGCTGCATGCCATGGGCAAGTTCGACGCGGTGCTCGACACGCGGGTCAGCGAGCCCGGCGGAGATGCCGGTCTGACCTCACGGCTGAGAACCGGCGAGCGTGCCTTTGCGCTCAAGGTCGACGTGGCCTCCGGCGTGTCAGGCTTCCTGCGTCCCGGCGACCGGGTGGATATCTACTGGACCGGACGCATGCCCGGCGGCGACCCCAATCTGCCGCGCGGCGATGTCACCCGACTGATCGAGACCGGCATCCGGCTGATCGCCATCGACCAAACCGCCGAGGCCGCGTCCTCCAACGCGTCCATCGCGCGCACCGTCACCGTGGCCATCAGCCCTCAGCAGGTGGCGGGGCTCGCTCAGGCGCAAAGCACCGGCCGGCTGGCGCTCTCGCTGATGGGCAGCAACGACGAAACCGTCGCCGATGTCATTGAAGTCGATCAGCGCTCCCTGCTCGGTCTGGGCGAAGTCGAGCGGCAGGCCGAGAAGCAGGCCGCCGAGGTCTGCACCACCCGCGTGCGCCGCGGCTCGGAGGTTGTCCAGATCCCCATCCCCTGTACGAACTGA